The Deltaproteobacteria bacterium genome window below encodes:
- a CDS encoding type II toxin-antitoxin system RelE/ParE family toxin, producing the protein MDKYWTFRVYIAKRGEDEFSKWLDNLPKKARAKIVRTLKYLEVTQYWERPSFSKLTGYKDLYEIRVKHNNNEYRPIGCYGPGRGDFTILICAIEKGDKFIPREAPQIAVRRSKLINEPKHTAEFIDS; encoded by the coding sequence ATGGATAAGTATTGGACATTCAGGGTTTATATAGCTAAGCGGGGCGAGGATGAATTTTCCAAGTGGTTGGATAATTTGCCTAAAAAGGCAAGGGCAAAAATAGTCAGAACATTAAAATATTTAGAAGTGACTCAGTATTGGGAAAGACCGAGTTTTTCAAAGCTCACTGGCTACAAAGATTTGTATGAAATAAGAGTAAAACATAATAATAACGAATATAGACCAATTGGATGTTATGGCCCCGGCAGAGGAGATTTCACGATACTCATTTGCGCAATCGAAAAAGGTGATAAATTTATACCAAGGGAAGCTCCGCAAATAGCAGTTAGGCGAAGTAAATTAATAAATGAGCCAAAGCATACTGCAGAATTTATTGATTCATAA
- a CDS encoding helix-turn-helix domain-containing protein: protein MSKVERKKKLISRLKDKEYRDAFVSEHIDTGVPFQIKALRNQRHWTQHDLAERTGMAQTRISVLEDPNYNRITLKTLKKLASAFDVGLIVRFVSLGELVEWELNLSPDSLKAFSFEQDQYFSEEMQDINVVGQENEAISASTAEVSPPEAPEKDFELRPSHIPPAFFYDITPDCTTLRLPL, encoded by the coding sequence ATGAGCAAAGTGGAACGCAAGAAAAAATTGATAAGTAGATTGAAAGATAAAGAGTATAGGGACGCTTTTGTTTCTGAACATATTGACACTGGGGTTCCCTTTCAAATTAAAGCATTGCGCAATCAAAGACACTGGACTCAGCATGATTTGGCAGAGCGCACTGGAATGGCACAGACAAGAATATCAGTGCTTGAAGACCCGAATTATAATCGCATCACCCTAAAAACCCTTAAAAAACTAGCATCAGCTTTTGATGTTGGACTGATAGTAAGATTTGTTTCGCTTGGCGAATTGGTGGAGTGGGAGCTTAATCTTTCGCCGGATTCATTAAAGGCATTCAGCTTCGAGCAGGATCAATATTTTAGTGAAGAGATGCAAGATATTAATGTGGTAGGGCAAGAGAATGAGGCCATATCTGCTTCAACAGCAGAGGTATCTCCACCAGAAGCACCGGAAAAAGATTTCGAACTTCGACCATCACACATACCACCAGCATTTTTCTACGATATAACTCCTGATTGCACAACTCTTAGACTACCATTATAA
- the lptD gene encoding LPS assembly protein LptD, which yields MTVAPVGKSVLIALFLLLFFAPVMVAHSEEKPHGELFSPEMPVEITADSITYDRAADRYHASGNVEIAQEGISVRADTAILDMAAGVGTVSGNIRAVDEGGSTLTGNTLQFNIKDKTAVLANGRLFYREGNVHLTADSIRKTGPESYAAERVTYTTCDCPPDEDPDWSFAATSARVTVGQYLSGWNARFYIKGVPVLYSPYISIPIKRERQSGFLQPRPGYSELRGFILDTSYFWAIARNQDATFYLDVESRRGLGKGAEYRYIHTRKSAGEIFFYQFQEKSIERVREFRQDVDNLSRPEEATDNRWRLRLIHRELFESGLNLRADLNLVSDDEYFIDFGRGQEERSLEALETNLSASFNRGNWSLVGQMRFFDNLLDADDDETLQRLPEITLTSTAERISGTPFYFSSQSSYVNFWREEGLRGQRLDFRPRLSMPVRPGGYFDFLLSTGPAATFWFVERHPERDHFDRFSYDVTAELTTTFVRVFRIERPGLTALRHTLRPGFAYVYAPQIHQDDLPDFDDLDRLTAANSVSYSLNSTLTGKSGEGDGAAYFEYLYLDLRQSYNFHEAGRELTGPDDERRPFSDITGELIVRPLPLVTGVAKGTLDVYESHFTTYEVSLAASDKRGDSLAVSHRFVKDGANYLEGSLRARLPKGVDLTFLKRFSFDERRSLETSYGIEYFQQCWSATLTYTERLEEKMVYLTFNLLGLGRVAGVQGRLEH from the coding sequence ATGACTGTGGCGCCCGTTGGCAAATCCGTACTCATAGCCCTTTTCCTCCTTCTTTTTTTCGCGCCCGTAATGGTCGCGCATTCGGAGGAGAAGCCCCATGGCGAGCTCTTCAGCCCCGAGATGCCTGTCGAGATAACTGCAGACTCCATAACCTACGACAGGGCCGCGGACAGGTACCACGCATCGGGTAACGTCGAAATAGCCCAGGAAGGCATCTCCGTCAGGGCGGATACCGCGATACTCGACATGGCGGCAGGGGTCGGGACCGTCTCAGGCAACATAAGGGCGGTCGACGAGGGCGGGAGCACCCTTACGGGCAATACCCTCCAGTTCAATATAAAGGACAAGACCGCCGTGCTCGCGAACGGCAGGCTCTTTTACCGAGAGGGTAACGTCCACCTTACCGCGGACTCGATAAGGAAGACCGGCCCGGAGTCATATGCCGCGGAGCGAGTGACCTACACCACCTGCGACTGCCCTCCGGATGAAGACCCGGACTGGAGCTTCGCGGCCACCTCGGCGCGTGTAACGGTGGGGCAGTACCTTTCGGGCTGGAACGCGAGGTTCTACATAAAGGGCGTCCCTGTCCTCTACTCGCCCTATATATCCATCCCGATAAAGCGCGAACGGCAGTCGGGCTTTCTCCAGCCCAGGCCTGGCTACTCGGAACTAAGGGGCTTTATCCTCGACACCTCCTATTTCTGGGCCATAGCAAGGAACCAGGACGCCACCTTCTACCTCGACGTCGAGTCGAGGCGCGGCCTCGGCAAAGGGGCGGAGTACAGGTATATCCACACCCGGAAGAGTGCAGGGGAGATATTCTTCTACCAGTTCCAGGAGAAGAGCATAGAAAGGGTCAGGGAATTCAGGCAGGACGTTGACAACCTTTCGAGGCCCGAAGAGGCGACCGACAACAGGTGGAGGTTGAGGCTCATACACCGGGAGCTGTTCGAAAGCGGCCTGAACCTCCGGGCCGACCTGAACCTCGTAAGCGACGACGAATATTTCATAGACTTCGGAAGGGGCCAGGAGGAGCGCTCTCTTGAGGCGCTGGAGACTAACCTGTCCGCGAGCTTTAACCGGGGCAACTGGAGCCTTGTGGGCCAGATGAGGTTTTTCGACAACCTCCTTGACGCGGACGACGACGAAACGCTCCAGAGGCTTCCGGAGATAACGCTCACGAGCACGGCAGAGCGCATATCCGGCACACCCTTCTACTTCTCCAGCCAGTCCTCGTACGTGAACTTCTGGAGGGAAGAAGGGCTCCGGGGTCAGAGGCTCGACTTCCGGCCCAGGCTCTCCATGCCTGTAAGGCCAGGCGGCTACTTCGATTTCCTGCTCTCTACAGGACCGGCAGCGACATTCTGGTTCGTGGAGCGGCACCCCGAAAGGGACCATTTCGACAGGTTCTCGTATGACGTGACAGCCGAACTGACCACCACTTTCGTCCGGGTATTCAGGATTGAACGGCCCGGCCTTACAGCCCTCAGGCATACGCTGAGGCCGGGTTTTGCATACGTCTACGCGCCTCAAATCCATCAGGACGATCTCCCTGATTTCGACGACCTTGACAGGCTGACTGCCGCGAACAGCGTAAGCTATTCCCTCAATTCCACTCTCACCGGAAAGAGCGGAGAAGGCGATGGGGCGGCCTATTTCGAATATCTCTACCTCGACCTCAGGCAGAGCTACAACTTCCATGAGGCGGGAAGGGAGCTTACAGGGCCGGACGACGAAAGGAGGCCCTTTTCCGACATCACAGGCGAGCTGATCGTGAGGCCTCTCCCGCTCGTGACCGGCGTGGCAAAAGGCACGCTCGACGTATACGAGAGCCATTTCACCACATACGAGGTCTCTTTGGCGGCATCGGATAAAAGAGGCGACAGCCTTGCGGTTTCCCACAGGTTCGTAAAGGACGGGGCCAACTACCTTGAGGGCTCGCTCAGGGCGCGCCTCCCAAAAGGGGTAGACCTCACCTTTTTGAAGAGGTTCTCCTTCGATGAGCGGAGGTCGCTTGAGACCTCCTATGGGATAGAGTACTTTCAGCAGTGCTGGAGCGCGACCCTCACATACACGGAACGACTCGAGGAAAAAATGGTGTATCTCACCTTCAACCTCCTGGGCCTCGGCAGGGTCGCGGGCGTGCAGGGAAGACTGGAGCATTAA
- a CDS encoding response regulator, giving the protein MQVNKTVAGKEPVEVACAGCGSRFRLWVPVESFPEWEKGVNINCVRCGARFLVKREAEAFAITPVAAEKPLPKAPEVQKEGAYDAPEENAEPQAEAGVETILLIDDDRIARDMVESALSDIGFRIVKAKNASEAITAAQKERPDLIVSDLYLKNVADPSSDMDGGELLQKMHDEGTVAPAIITTGKEILDDLLLDPRWFDLKVKGFIQKGNPFWVEELKLKVKEVLYKG; this is encoded by the coding sequence ATGCAAGTCAACAAAACAGTCGCGGGGAAAGAACCCGTTGAGGTCGCCTGCGCCGGGTGCGGTTCGAGGTTCAGGCTATGGGTCCCGGTGGAATCGTTCCCTGAATGGGAAAAAGGCGTTAACATAAACTGCGTAAGGTGCGGGGCGCGGTTCCTTGTGAAAAGGGAGGCCGAGGCCTTCGCCATAACGCCCGTTGCAGCCGAGAAGCCCCTGCCCAAAGCGCCCGAGGTACAAAAGGAGGGGGCTTACGATGCCCCTGAGGAAAACGCCGAGCCACAGGCAGAGGCGGGTGTCGAGACGATCCTTCTTATCGATGACGACCGTATCGCAAGGGATATGGTCGAGTCGGCGCTTTCGGACATAGGCTTCCGGATTGTGAAGGCCAAAAACGCCTCGGAAGCCATTACGGCCGCCCAAAAAGAGCGGCCGGACCTTATCGTGTCCGACCTCTATCTCAAGAACGTGGCCGACCCCTCATCCGATATGGACGGCGGCGAGCTCCTCCAAAAGATGCACGATGAGGGGACAGTGGCGCCGGCCATAATAACGACCGGCAAGGAGATACTTGACGACCTGCTCCTCGACCCCAGGTGGTTCGACCTCAAGGTAAAGGGCTTCATCCAGAAGGGGAACCCGTTCTGGGTGGAGGAGCTTAAGCTTAAGGTAAAAGAAGTCCTCTACAAGGGATAG
- the folE2 gene encoding GTP cyclohydrolase FolE2: MPVKKLRDVQAEPDYRQIPIDKVGVKDIRYPIVVLDRKNKFQHTVASISMYVDLPHQFKGTHMSRFVEILNEHRGELTVKNFPQILEKMKVKLTASTAHLEVEFPYFIEKSAPVSKSKGMMEYRCRYLGVLGAERDFMLEVEVPVSTLCPCSKEISERGAHNQRGKVKVGVRFKGFVWLEDIIAAVERSASSPVYSLLKRPDEKYVTERAYDNPMFVEDVVREVAINLGRIKKLKWFRVEAENWESIHNHSAYAFLEKKL, from the coding sequence ATGCCGGTTAAAAAGCTGAGAGACGTCCAGGCCGAGCCGGACTACAGGCAGATACCCATCGACAAGGTCGGGGTCAAGGACATCCGCTATCCCATAGTGGTGCTCGACAGGAAGAACAAATTCCAGCACACAGTGGCTTCGATCAGCATGTATGTTGACCTCCCTCATCAGTTCAAGGGCACGCACATGTCCAGGTTCGTCGAGATACTGAACGAGCACAGGGGCGAGCTCACCGTGAAGAACTTCCCCCAGATACTGGAAAAGATGAAGGTGAAGCTCACGGCCTCTACCGCCCATCTGGAGGTCGAGTTCCCCTATTTCATCGAGAAGAGCGCGCCTGTCTCAAAGTCCAAGGGCATGATGGAGTACAGGTGCAGATATCTCGGGGTGCTCGGGGCTGAAAGGGATTTCATGCTCGAGGTCGAGGTGCCGGTCTCGACTCTTTGCCCGTGCTCAAAGGAGATAAGCGAGAGGGGCGCGCACAACCAGAGGGGCAAGGTCAAAGTGGGGGTCCGCTTCAAGGGGTTCGTCTGGCTGGAGGACATAATAGCGGCCGTAGAAAGGTCGGCATCGAGCCCGGTCTACTCGCTCTTGAAGAGGCCGGATGAGAAGTACGTGACCGAGAGGGCCTACGATAATCCCATGTTCGTCGAGGACGTCGTGAGGGAGGTGGCCATAAATCTCGGCAGGATAAAGAAGCTAAAGTGGTTCAGGGTGGAGGCCGAGAACTGGGAATCCATCCACAACCACAGCGCCTATGCCTTCCTCGAAAAGAAGCTCTAG
- the queD gene encoding 6-carboxytetrahydropterin synthase QueD: MYELMIISYFSSAHNLRGYQGACENLHGHNWKVEVEVRSGGLDSLGMVVDFKSLKEKARSVIDRLDHKYLNEVPPFDKENATAENLARHVFREVSTAFERGGFGDVKVSRVRVWESESAAASYYE; the protein is encoded by the coding sequence ATGTACGAGCTAATGATAATCTCATATTTTTCATCCGCGCACAACCTGAGGGGATACCAGGGGGCCTGCGAAAACCTCCACGGCCACAACTGGAAGGTGGAGGTGGAGGTCCGCTCCGGGGGCCTTGACAGCCTCGGCATGGTTGTCGATTTCAAGTCGCTGAAGGAAAAGGCGAGGAGCGTAATCGACCGGCTCGACCACAAGTACCTGAACGAGGTACCCCCATTCGACAAAGAGAACGCTACCGCCGAGAACCTCGCAAGGCACGTTTTCAGGGAAGTTTCTACGGCCTTTGAACGCGGCGGCTTCGGCGACGTCAAGGTATCAAGGGTCAGGGTCTGGGAGTCCGAGAGCGCGGCTGCCAGTTATTATGAATAG
- a CDS encoding DUF4350 domain-containing protein, with product MAARPPRSVLALAAAIAITLFSADAAQAKAGGALFDNAGQSAGPGLMVKARKAVFDLSHSEIFSPVKAGELDYSSFYSLIRDSGTGTEVGVNEGPVTSAALEGVGTYIIAGPARGFSPDESAALKGFVERGGNLLVLLHISPPVASLTHEFGIIVSNFVICERTGLIGGKPQDFLVTKFAAHPVTSGLKGIAVYGTWGLLPVEGASPVAMTSGAAWADLDRDREFKEGEPVEEFAVIAVRELGAGKVVVVADDAPFQNRFINEADNRKLAENIIRWFKQR from the coding sequence ATGGCAGCCCGCCCGCCAAGGTCCGTCCTGGCCCTGGCCGCCGCCATAGCCATTACGCTCTTTTCAGCGGATGCCGCTCAAGCCAAAGCCGGGGGAGCCCTTTTTGACAATGCGGGCCAATCCGCCGGGCCGGGCCTCATGGTCAAGGCCAGAAAAGCGGTCTTCGACCTTTCACATTCAGAGATATTCTCGCCTGTAAAGGCCGGCGAGCTGGATTATTCCTCTTTCTATTCGCTCATAAGGGACAGCGGCACAGGGACCGAAGTCGGGGTGAACGAAGGGCCGGTAACCAGCGCGGCCCTCGAAGGTGTCGGGACGTATATAATAGCCGGTCCGGCCCGCGGTTTTTCGCCTGACGAGTCAGCGGCGCTAAAGGGATTTGTCGAAAGGGGCGGGAACCTCCTGGTCCTCCTCCATATCTCCCCTCCGGTTGCGTCGCTTACGCACGAGTTCGGCATCATCGTCTCGAATTTCGTGATATGCGAGAGGACCGGCCTCATCGGGGGAAAGCCGCAGGATTTCCTGGTCACCAAATTCGCAGCGCACCCGGTTACATCCGGGCTTAAGGGGATAGCCGTATACGGGACATGGGGGCTTCTGCCGGTTGAGGGGGCCTCGCCGGTCGCGATGACCTCCGGGGCCGCGTGGGCCGACCTTGACAGGGACCGGGAATTCAAGGAAGGCGAGCCTGTTGAGGAGTTCGCGGTCATAGCGGTCCGCGAGCTCGGGGCCGGCAAGGTCGTGGTCGTGGCAGATGACGCACCCTTCCAGAACCGCTTCATAAACGAAGCTGACAACAGGAAGCTTGCCGAAAACATAATCAGGTGGTTCAAGCAGCGTTAG
- a CDS encoding cytochrome c biogenesis protein ResB translates to MRSVWKFFSSVYLTIVLAVLICVISAWGSIVVVRNQRFFGALDHEVLFPFLLSLKTEYIGLTLWVWALILLTAVFAVNTVVCTIDKAWSVVQNRRPWQALFPHIVHVGFLIALLGHLVGSVWGFRSYGHVLYKGESIPVPYQGGIQVRLDETEMRAGTRGDLDYLRTRLTLVNDDGSEVVTKDIGLNNPLIWKGIAFYHFDQGQSPTGLVIDAGGSSSEVLLDGSFSAPDGSTYRLGSVYPDFALDESGKPFSRSGLFANPHIEIISADGSVYFLNISEPGTSVKGPGHSITLKGYVFTPYVVLTINKDPGIIFIIAGSIVLVVGMVLLLFFRGERAELVRPRPGMEERGA, encoded by the coding sequence ATGAGAAGCGTCTGGAAGTTTTTCTCATCCGTTTACCTTACGATAGTCCTTGCCGTGCTTATCTGTGTCATTTCGGCCTGGGGCTCCATTGTCGTCGTAAGGAACCAGCGCTTCTTCGGCGCGCTCGACCACGAGGTGCTTTTCCCCTTCCTCCTCTCCCTCAAAACCGAATACATCGGGCTTACGCTCTGGGTCTGGGCCCTCATACTCCTTACAGCCGTCTTCGCCGTGAACACGGTCGTGTGCACCATTGACAAGGCCTGGTCGGTCGTTCAGAACAGGAGGCCCTGGCAGGCCCTTTTCCCTCATATAGTGCACGTCGGCTTCCTTATCGCGCTCCTCGGGCACCTGGTGGGGAGCGTCTGGGGCTTCAGGAGCTACGGCCATGTGCTCTATAAGGGCGAATCCATTCCGGTCCCATACCAGGGCGGGATTCAGGTCAGGCTAGACGAGACCGAGATGAGGGCTGGCACGAGGGGCGACCTGGACTACCTCCGGACCAGGCTTACGCTTGTAAACGATGACGGGAGCGAGGTCGTCACCAAGGACATAGGCCTCAATAACCCCCTCATATGGAAAGGCATAGCATTCTATCATTTCGACCAGGGGCAGAGCCCGACCGGGCTTGTGATAGACGCGGGCGGCAGCTCCTCGGAGGTCCTTCTCGACGGCTCCTTCAGCGCCCCGGACGGGAGCACATACAGGCTCGGGAGCGTGTACCCGGATTTCGCGCTCGACGAGAGCGGGAAGCCCTTCAGCCGCTCAGGCCTCTTCGCCAATCCCCATATCGAGATAATATCGGCTGACGGAAGCGTCTACTTCCTCAATATCTCTGAGCCCGGCACGTCCGTAAAGGGCCCGGGACATTCCATAACGCTCAAGGGATACGTATTCACCCCGTACGTAGTACTCACCATCAACAAGGACCCTGGCATAATTTTCATAATCGCGGGCTCGATAGTGCTGGTTGTCGGAATGGTGCTCCTCCTCTTTTTCAGGGGCGAAAGGGCCGAGCTCGTAAGGCCCAGGCCGGGCATGGAAGAGAGGGGCGCTTGA
- a CDS encoding sodium:calcium antiporter gives MIQEILLLVFWLVVIVIAAEVFTNAIESLGARLKFSEGVTGSIFAAVGTALPETMVPLVAIFGGNSAHVREEVGVGAILGAPFMLSTLAMFLIGAALWQFQGTRKKANLTPERSGFRRDIEFFLFAFTLAFLVAFTPQEYRLLRVFIAAVLVITYFYYILETVKASAALVEDGHATENSKPLYLGVVLKDRMYVIVLQLLIALGLIIAGAKGFVHGVEYLSEALRLPVMALSLLIIPVATELPEKVNSIIWVRKGKDTMALGNITGAMVFQGTLLPAIGIFLTPWTVNLTVVASSALTITAGIWLYFIAMRVKRIAPWLFIVNGALYMAFVYIVLVTARS, from the coding sequence TTGATACAGGAGATACTTCTGCTCGTCTTCTGGCTCGTGGTGATAGTCATCGCGGCCGAGGTATTCACAAACGCGATAGAGTCGCTCGGGGCCAGGCTCAAGTTCTCCGAAGGCGTTACCGGGAGCATATTCGCCGCGGTCGGTACGGCGCTGCCCGAGACCATGGTGCCGCTCGTGGCCATATTCGGCGGCAACAGCGCCCATGTCAGGGAAGAGGTCGGCGTCGGCGCAATACTGGGGGCCCCATTCATGCTCTCGACTCTCGCCATGTTCCTCATCGGGGCGGCCCTCTGGCAATTCCAGGGCACGAGGAAAAAGGCCAACCTCACACCCGAGAGGAGCGGCTTCAGGAGGGACATCGAGTTCTTCCTGTTCGCCTTCACACTGGCTTTTCTTGTCGCCTTCACCCCCCAGGAGTACAGGCTTTTAAGGGTTTTCATAGCCGCGGTCCTGGTCATAACGTATTTCTACTACATACTCGAGACCGTAAAGGCCAGCGCCGCCCTAGTCGAGGACGGCCACGCAACCGAGAACTCAAAGCCCCTCTACCTCGGGGTCGTCCTAAAGGACCGGATGTACGTTATCGTCCTTCAGCTCCTTATCGCGCTCGGGCTCATAATAGCAGGGGCAAAGGGTTTCGTGCACGGGGTCGAGTATCTTTCAGAGGCGCTCCGCCTGCCTGTCATGGCGCTCTCTCTACTCATAATCCCTGTAGCGACCGAGCTCCCGGAGAAGGTCAACAGCATAATCTGGGTAAGAAAGGGCAAGGACACCATGGCCCTCGGGAATATAACCGGGGCCATGGTCTTCCAGGGGACGCTCTTGCCCGCGATCGGAATATTCCTCACGCCCTGGACCGTCAACCTTACGGTCGTCGCGAGCAGCGCCCTCACCATCACGGCGGGCATATGGCTCTACTTCATTGCAATGAGAGTCAAAAGGATAGCCCCCTGGCTCTTCATAGTCAACGGCGCATTGTACATGGCCTTCGTCTACATAGTCCTCGTCACAGCGAGATCGTGA
- a CDS encoding prenyltransferase has translation MATRPQFLPATAVAVGLGASAAWHEARSFDMAAFALSMLAALLCHSGMNTLNDYYDSKNGADDLNRNALTPFTGGSRLIQRGLMTQGETLALGTALVAAGGLTGAYLALTVSPVLFVIGLLGVASGYFYSAPPLFLAGRGLGELTVGLTFGLLTVLGAFVAQTGSIGLGPVIASLPLSFLIAAILFVNEFPDFEADRAAGKRTLVVRLEPQRARWGLVFLLAMAYASIVAGVFLGPLPSWSLSALITALIAIPGALCLLKNYDRARALTPAVKAMIAIHLFTGLLQIASNLV, from the coding sequence ATGGCGACAAGGCCGCAGTTCCTCCCGGCGACCGCGGTCGCGGTCGGGCTCGGCGCATCTGCCGCCTGGCACGAGGCGCGCTCGTTCGATATGGCGGCTTTCGCCCTTTCCATGCTAGCCGCTCTCCTCTGCCACTCGGGCATGAACACCCTGAACGACTACTACGATTCGAAAAACGGGGCTGACGACCTCAACAGAAACGCCCTCACCCCTTTTACCGGCGGGAGCAGGTTAATACAAAGGGGCCTCATGACCCAAGGGGAGACTTTGGCGCTTGGGACGGCACTCGTCGCGGCCGGAGGCCTGACCGGCGCATATCTGGCGCTCACGGTAAGCCCGGTCCTCTTTGTAATAGGGCTCTTGGGTGTAGCCTCCGGGTACTTCTATTCGGCCCCTCCCCTCTTCCTGGCCGGACGGGGTCTGGGAGAGCTTACGGTGGGCCTGACCTTCGGCCTGCTTACCGTGCTCGGCGCTTTCGTTGCGCAGACCGGGTCAATCGGTCTCGGCCCGGTAATAGCCTCGCTTCCCCTTTCCTTCCTCATAGCGGCAATACTATTCGTAAACGAGTTCCCGGATTTCGAGGCCGACAGGGCGGCCGGGAAAAGGACGCTCGTCGTCCGTCTTGAGCCTCAAAGGGCCAGGTGGGGGCTCGTGTTCCTACTCGCGATGGCTTACGCTAGCATCGTTGCCGGGGTCTTCCTAGGCCCCCTGCCCTCCTGGTCGCTCTCTGCCCTCATTACCGCTCTCATCGCCATACCCGGCGCGTTATGCCTCCTTAAAAATTATGACCGGGCGCGCGCGCTTACCCCTGCCGTCAAGGCCATGATAGCCATACACCTCTTTACAGGCCTCCTCCAGATAGCCTCGAACCTCGTCTGA
- a CDS encoding Hsp20/alpha crystallin family protein, with amino-acid sequence MPLEKWNPLRELETMRREMDRIWDDVFPSRKMGAPWKRQTGAQAETGAATPAIDVIDKNESVVVKAEMPGVSKESIDVTLEDNVLTLRGELKEESDLKEGNYAYSERNYRYFLRAISIPFKIRRDGIKASLKDGVLSVVLPKAVEEQTKKITVEVSEPS; translated from the coding sequence ATGCCGCTTGAAAAATGGAACCCGTTAAGGGAGCTTGAGACGATGAGGAGGGAGATGGACAGGATATGGGACGACGTCTTCCCGTCCAGGAAAATGGGCGCGCCCTGGAAAAGGCAGACCGGTGCGCAGGCCGAGACCGGAGCCGCTACACCGGCCATAGACGTCATAGACAAGAACGAGTCGGTGGTGGTGAAAGCCGAGATGCCGGGCGTCTCAAAGGAATCGATAGACGTGACCCTCGAAGACAACGTCCTTACGCTCAGGGGCGAATTGAAGGAAGAATCGGACCTCAAGGAAGGGAACTACGCCTACTCGGAGAGGAACTACAGGTACTTTCTCCGGGCCATAAGCATACCTTTCAAGATACGCCGGGACGGCATAAAGGCGTCGCTTAAGGACGGTGTCCTGAGTGTCGTTCTCCCCAAGGCCGTCGAGGAGCAGACAAAGAAGATAACGGTCGAGGTCTCCGAGCCGTCATAG
- a CDS encoding MmgE/PrpD family protein gives MGKGFLAERIADYALGQKFADLPQTVVHEAKKRVVDSFACMLGGLESPPARASIAASPELSRGLSATVLGTASRTTPEHAAFSNGILVRYLDFNDTYLSKEPSHPSDNIAAALSAAEASGAGGADFLTALVTAYEVQMRLCDAARLRDRGWDHVAYGAFSATTAAAMLLGLGRDEFVNAINIAGTISPALRQSRAGELSMWKGCAFANTSKDALFSAIMAKNGMTGPAPVFEGEFGFERVVSGPLALSPSFGGEGGEPFKISDSSLKFYPAEHHSQSAIAAAIELVPEIEDLREIEYVRVSTFGAGYEIIGSGPEKWRPATREAADHSLPFLVSAALIDGNVNLATYSERMNDPDLKELIRKVSVLKDPVLDSMYPEAVPNRVEVRLSSGKILSSEVIYPRGHPKNPMTEKEIEDKFRYLSGWYLGDGLADRVLSSLWDLDSAESMGEVMALFIR, from the coding sequence GTGGGAAAGGGCTTCCTTGCCGAAAGGATAGCTGATTACGCGCTTGGCCAGAAGTTCGCTGACCTGCCGCAAACGGTAGTGCACGAGGCCAAAAAACGTGTCGTGGATTCCTTTGCCTGCATGCTCGGCGGCTTGGAGTCCCCTCCGGCAAGGGCCTCGATAGCAGCCTCGCCCGAATTATCGCGCGGGCTCTCGGCAACCGTCCTCGGCACAGCCTCCCGCACGACGCCGGAGCACGCCGCGTTCTCTAACGGCATACTGGTCCGGTATCTCGACTTTAACGACACATATCTCTCGAAGGAGCCCTCGCACCCGTCGGACAATATCGCCGCCGCGCTCTCAGCGGCTGAAGCATCCGGGGCAGGCGGCGCGGACTTCTTGACCGCGCTCGTTACGGCCTACGAGGTGCAGATGAGGCTCTGCGACGCGGCAAGGCTGAGGGACCGAGGATGGGACCACGTGGCCTACGGCGCTTTCTCGGCAACTACCGCCGCGGCCATGCTTCTTGGCCTCGGAAGGGACGAGTTCGTGAACGCCATCAACATAGCCGGCACCATCTCCCCGGCGCTCCGGCAGTCGCGCGCGGGGGAGCTATCAATGTGGAAGGGGTGCGCCTTCGCCAATACCTCTAAAGACGCGCTCTTTTCGGCAATCATGGCGAAGAACGGCATGACCGGCCCGGCCCCGGTATTCGAGGGCGAGTTCGGTTTTGAAAGGGTCGTCTCCGGCCCCCTCGCGCTCTCTCCCTCCTTCGGCGGCGAAGGGGGCGAGCCGTTCAAGATATCCGATAGCTCGTTGAAGTTCTATCCCGCCGAGCACCATTCACAGAGCGCGATAGCCGCCGCCATCGAGCTTGTCCCCGAAATAGAGGACCTTCGGGAGATAGAGTATGTCCGCGTAAGCACCTTCGGCGCCGGATACGAGATAATCGGCTCAGGCCCGGAGAAGTGGCGGCCCGCTACGAGGGAGGCGGCGGACCACAGCCTCCCCTTCCTCGTCTCTGCCGCGCTCATCGATGGGAACGTGAACCTCGCGACCTATTCCGAGAGGATGAACGACCCTGATTTGAAAGAGCTTATCCGAAAGGTAAGCGTCCTCAAAGACCCGGTGCTTGACAGTATGTACCCGGAGGCGGTGCCGAACAGGGTCGAGGTCAGGCTCTCATCCGGAAAGATACTTTCAAGCGAGGTCATCTACCCCAGGGGCCACCCCAAGAACCCAATGACCGAAAAGGAGATAGAGGACAAGTTCAGGTACCTGAGCGGATGGTACCTCGGGGACGGCCTTGCTGACAGGGTGCTCTCGTCACTATGGGATTTGGACAGCGCCGAAAGCATGGGCGAGGTCATGGCCCTCTTCATAAGGTGA